The DNA region CGATCGCTTATACTACGAACCGTATATGAAGATAACGAAAGATTTGATGAAATATGGTGTGCGATTTGAGATGTTTGATGCTGGCAAGTAATGATTGAAGTGCTTGTGTGAGTGTGTTAGGCTGAGTATGTATGGGGATGTTGCGGGGGGTAGTAATCGTGGTAGGCCTATTAGCGGGGATGTGAATTAATACTATGCTGTTTACAACGGCGTCTTCATCGGGATGCCCGCCTTGCGCGGATACTTCGGCGGCGTGGCGGCGACCTTGTCCACCAGCACAAGATAGCGGTCATCGGGCACGCCGGGCAATTCGACGGGGATGACCTGTTTCAATTTTCCGCCCAACAACTTCATCGCTTTTTCAGCGGACTGCGCCTCGGCGGGTCCGCTTTCGCCTTTTTGCGCTAGCATCGTCCCGCCGACCTTGACGAGCGGAAGCAGGTATTCGCTCAGGATGTTGAGGTTGGCAACCGCGCGCGCCACAGCGTAATCATAAGATTCGCGGTGCGCAGGGTTTTGTCCCAGCGTTTCCGCGCGCGTCTGAATGACCTCCACATCCTCCAGCCCGAGCTTGCTGATGATGTGCTGGCAGAACATCGCCTTTTTGCCAACTGACTCCACCAGCGTAACGTGCATGGTCGGATAGACGATCTTGAGGGGAATGCCCGGGAACCCCGCACCAGTTCCAACGTCCACGAGGCGAAGCGGGGGCATGCCTTTCCACGCCAGCACGCAGGAATATGAATCCAGAAAATGCTTGGTGCGGATCGACTCCACATCCCGAATGGCGGTCAGGTTGAATTTCTGATTCCACTCCACCAACTCCTTCTCGTAGTTGATGAGCGCCATCACCTGCCGCGCCGTAAGGTGGACATTGAAAAGCGTGCGGGCGTCGTTGATCAGGGCATCCATTGCGTTGATTATACCCAGTGCGGTCACAAATTGCGCTTTTTAGAGAAGGAGGAAAGCGCAATTTGTGACCGCGGGCATTATATAAAACAAATGAGGACGGCAGCGCTGCCGTCCTCACCGATACTTGTTTCTGTTTACTGCTGCTTTTTCTTGGCTTCGGGCTCGTCGACCTTTTCAATCTTCTTCCTGTTTCCGCGCATTTTGCGGTACAGCGCGCGGACGCCGAGGAAGACCAGATAGAGCGGGATGCCGATGGTGATCAGGACGGGCACGGTGTTCAGGACGAAGTAGATAAGGAAATCCACAAAACCCTGCCAGAAATAGATCAAGTCCTGGATGGCGTCGCGCGCGACGCCCTGCGGCTCCCAACCGCCGATCTCGATCGGTTGGATGGTCGCTTCGGCAACGATGCGGATGCTGATGGCGGAAAGGGCGGCGGCTTCCTCGTAATATTTCATCTGCCCCTTGACGAGTTCGATCTGCTCGCGATAGTAAACCAATTGATTGAAGATGTTGACCACGTCCTCGGTTTCGGTGGCGGTCTCGAGGATGTCGGTCAATTGCCGTTCGGCGGCTTCGAGATTCTTCAGGCGGGATTGCAGATCCACGTATTGCGCAGTGACATCCTGCCCGGAGCGTGTTTCGTTCTGCACTTCCACCGCGTTCTCTTTGATCTGATCCAGCGCGTCGTTCAGGCTCTCGGACGGCACGCGGATGGTCAGTGTGGCTTCCGGCGCTTCGACGTTATTGCGGAAGGTTTTATATACATTGGAAGATACAACAAAACCGCCCATGGTGGTTGCCATGGTCTGGATCTCTTCCATGCGGGCTTCCACGTCCGCAACGACGATGGTGATCTCGGCGTTTTCGATGATCATCCGCTCGACGTTGGCGGCAGCGACTCCGCCTCCGCCCTGAGCCACGTCGCCTGCGTAATATTCTTCGCTGGCAGGGGCTTCCGCCATCATCGGCATGGGCGCGGAGTCATACATCGGCTCGATTGCGCTTTCCGAGGCGCCTTGCCGCGCCATGCTCCCGCACGCGGATAACACGATCGCCGCGATGACGATCAAACTAAATGGCAAAATCCGTTTCATTTTCTTCTCCTTTTACCTTTGGTGATTTCTCTTCCAAAGGACGAACATTCGAGAGAAATAGTTCCGCTACCAGCCTTCCGCGATGCGTGCCGCGTGCTTTTCTGGCAGACCTGCCTCGCGGATGCGCTCCTGCACTTCGGCAATGTTGTATTCCGCGCGGCGCGGAGTCCAGGTCTGTGCATCGGTATCGTAGATGGCGTAGGCGGCGCGCGGGTCACGGTCGCGGGGTTGACCGACCGATCCGGGGTTCAGGATCAGCTTCGGGCGGAGTTGGATCGGAACATCCGGCTTGGTGTATTCGAGGGTGACGCGGTCGGTCTTTTCATCCTTTGCAAAGATGCTCTGGATGTGTGAATGTCCGACAAAACACCAGGGCGTTTCAAAGTGGTCGAAGTTCAGGCGCGCGGTCAGCGCGTTCAGGATGTATTCCCACAGCGGGTCGCGCGGACTGCCGTGCGCGATGGTCGCATCGCCGCGCACTTTTGTCCTTTCGGGAAGCGAGCGGATGAAATCCATATTGCTGGCGTTGAGCACTTTTTCGTGGTGCATCAGCGAGCGCTTTGCCTCGCCGTTGAACGTCTCCAGCGACATCTTGCCGATCACCGCCACATCATGGTTGCCCATCAGGCAGGTGAGATTGGGGATCTCGCGCACTTCCTCCACCACGGCGTTCGGGTCGGGTCCATACCCGACGAGGTCGCCGAGGCACCAGGTCTCGTCCACATGCCCCGCATCGTTCAAGACCGCCTTGAGCGCGGTGAAATTCGCATGAATATCCGACATGACTAAAATACGCATATCACTCCAACAGCCGTGCAACGTGTTCGATGATTTTTTCAGCCGCTTCGTTCTTGCTCATCAACGGCAGGTCTTCCTTCTCGCCGTCTTTGAACAACAAGGTGATGCGGTTCGTCTCAACGGCAAAGCCCGCATCCGGCGCGGAGATGTCGTTGGCGGCGATGAGATCCAAACCTTTGGATTGTAACTTCTCGGAGGCGTTTTCGAGAAGGGCTTGACTCTCCGCCGCAAACCCGACCATGACCTTAAAACGCTTCTTTCCTGACTTTGAACCTGATACCGTTTTCAAGATATCCGGCGCCGCCTCAAGCTCGATCTGCGGAATCCCGTCCCGTTTTTTCAGCTTCTCTTTGGCGATTTGCTTCGGGCGGAAGTCCGCCGCTGCCGCCGCCATGATGAGCGCATCCGCGGATTCGTTCATCAACGCATCAAGCATCTCCTGCACGCTCTCCACGCGGACGACCTTCGCACCAACAGGCGGAGTCAATGCCGTCGGCGTGGTGATGAGCGTGACGTCCGCGCCGGCGTCAATGGCGGCTTGCGCGAGCGCGTAGCCCTGCTTTCCGCTGGAGCGGTTGGTCAGCACACGGACCGGGTCGAGCGCTTCCTGCGTGCCGCCGGCGGTGACGACGACTCGTTTGCCAGTGAGTGTTCCATTTTTTCCAAGCGCCGCGCGGATGTGACCGAGGATCTCCGTCGGTTCGATCATACGTCCCACGCCGGAAAGACCCGAAGCGAGGTGCCCCGTTGCGGGTCCAGCGACCAGACATCCGCGAGAGAGAAGCGTGTTGAGATTTTCCTGCGTAGCGGGATGGTCGAACATCCCGCCGTCCATCGCTGGCGCGATCAGGATCGGACAAATCGCCGCCAAGGCTGTGACCGTGAGCAGGTTGTCCGCGATGCCGTGCGCGAGTTTTGCCATGGTGCTGGCGGTGCAGGGCGCGATGACGAGCAGGTCGGCGGTTTTGCCGAGGCTGACGTGCATGACGTGCGCTTCGTCGCCCCACAGGTCTGGGTCGGTGAAGGCGCGGCGACCCGTGACGGATTGGAAGGTGAGCGGTGTGATGAATTTTTCCCCCGCACCTGTCAGGATGACATCTACCTGCGCGCCCGCCTGCGTGAGTTTGGAGGCGAGGTCTGCGGCTTTGTACGCGGCAATCGACCCTGTGACGCCAAGAAGGATGTGTTTGCCTGAAAGGATGGACATATCAAAGATTATACTGCCAACCTTAAAAAGATAAATGTGAGATTTCAATTCCCCCTTGACTCATCCACACGACGGGCATAGAATAGCGCCCAACATGCTTAAGTCC from Anaerolineales bacterium includes:
- the coaBC gene encoding bifunctional phosphopantothenoylcysteine decarboxylase/phosphopantothenate--cysteine ligase CoaBC, with protein sequence MSILSGKHILLGVTGSIAAYKAADLASKLTQAGAQVDVILTGAGEKFITPLTFQSVTGRRAFTDPDLWGDEAHVMHVSLGKTADLLVIAPCTASTMAKLAHGIADNLLTVTALAAICPILIAPAMDGGMFDHPATQENLNTLLSRGCLVAGPATGHLASGLSGVGRMIEPTEILGHIRAALGKNGTLTGKRVVVTAGGTQEALDPVRVLTNRSSGKQGYALAQAAIDAGADVTLITTPTALTPPVGAKVVRVESVQEMLDALMNESADALIMAAAAADFRPKQIAKEKLKKRDGIPQIELEAAPDILKTVSGSKSGKKRFKVMVGFAAESQALLENASEKLQSKGLDLIAANDISAPDAGFAVETNRITLLFKDGEKEDLPLMSKNEAAEKIIEHVARLLE
- a CDS encoding metallophosphoesterase family protein encodes the protein MRILVMSDIHANFTALKAVLNDAGHVDETWCLGDLVGYGPDPNAVVEEVREIPNLTCLMGNHDVAVIGKMSLETFNGEAKRSLMHHEKVLNASNMDFIRSLPERTKVRGDATIAHGSPRDPLWEYILNALTARLNFDHFETPWCFVGHSHIQSIFAKDEKTDRVTLEYTKPDVPIQLRPKLILNPGSVGQPRDRDPRAAYAIYDTDAQTWTPRRAEYNIAEVQERIREAGLPEKHAARIAEGW
- the rsmG gene encoding 16S rRNA (guanine(527)-N(7))-methyltransferase RsmG produces the protein MDALINDARTLFNVHLTARQVMALINYEKELVEWNQKFNLTAIRDVESIRTKHFLDSYSCVLAWKGMPPLRLVDVGTGAGFPGIPLKIVYPTMHVTLVESVGKKAMFCQHIISKLGLEDVEVIQTRAETLGQNPAHRESYDYAVARAVANLNILSEYLLPLVKVGGTMLAQKGESGPAEAQSAEKAMKLLGGKLKQVIPVELPGVPDDRYLVLVDKVAATPPKYPRKAGIPMKTPL
- a CDS encoding DUF4349 domain-containing protein yields the protein MKRILPFSLIVIAAIVLSACGSMARQGASESAIEPMYDSAPMPMMAEAPASEEYYAGDVAQGGGGVAAANVERMIIENAEITIVVADVEARMEEIQTMATTMGGFVVSSNVYKTFRNNVEAPEATLTIRVPSESLNDALDQIKENAVEVQNETRSGQDVTAQYVDLQSRLKNLEAAERQLTDILETATETEDVVNIFNQLVYYREQIELVKGQMKYYEEAAALSAISIRIVAEATIQPIEIGGWEPQGVARDAIQDLIYFWQGFVDFLIYFVLNTVPVLITIGIPLYLVFLGVRALYRKMRGNRKKIEKVDEPEAKKKQQ